One Festucalex cinctus isolate MCC-2025b chromosome 1, RoL_Fcin_1.0, whole genome shotgun sequence genomic region harbors:
- the LOC144004332 gene encoding uncharacterized protein LOC144004332 has protein sequence MLTPEKSGAQLSTSAQMTFHRTMTSTMGPMQDSLGQSSKEREDRAHSNVRPLVLRQRKKVHQPIHRRKKDPKDSGWLEVDEFGWQPTIFPFAAKPGPRDAAAELNSHLPADILELFITDELLQHIVHHTNLYANQSMQKQTDKNCCARVNSLQRVFQIVCSDCYCCM, from the exons atgctaacaccggagaaaagtggtgcacaactgagcacgtctgcacagatgacgtttcatcggacgatgacgagtactatgggtccgatgcaagacagtcttggacagtcttccaaagaacgtgaag atcgtgctcacagcaacgtccgaccgctggttctacgacaaagaaag aaagtgcatcaaccaatacatcgaagaaaaaaag atcccaaagattctggctggcttgaagttgatgaattcggctggcagccaaccatcttcccctttgctgcaaaaccaggaccaagggatgctgcagcagagctgaattcccacctgccagctgacatcctggagctcttcatcacggatgaacttctccagcacatcgttcatcataccaacctctacgcaaatcagtccatgcagaagcagactgacaaaaactgttgcgcacgtgtaaatagtttgcaaagagttttccaaattgtttgttcggattgctactgttgcatgtaa